Below is a window of Planctomycetes bacterium MalM25 DNA.
GAGCGACCCCGGCGACGAACGCGGTCGCCAGCGTGGGGAGATCGAGCGAGGTCAGGTGGGCGAGAACGGTCATCCGGGGGCTCCAAGAAGTCGCTGGCACAGGTCGTACGTGGGGGAGGCGACAGCCTAGTGACCCGCCGGCCGCGGCACAAGTTCGCCCCCGCCGGCTACTCGGGCGCCTGCTCCGCCACGTCGAAACCCTTAAGAAAGCGGGCGTAGTCGCGGTCGAGCTCGGCGAGCGAGCGGCCGGTCTGCCGCGCCAGCTCCTCGCCATCGGGCCGGCCACCGTAGACCGCTCGCAGGGTGCGGACGAGCGCCTCGCGGTCGGCCGGCTCGCCGTGCCGGAGCATCGCAACGAGCCCAGTCGCTTGGGCGTAGACGGCGGCCAAGTCGGTCCGGCGTTGCAGGTCGGTCCTTCCGAGCGGGGCGAGCTCCGCCAGCGGCGCCGCCGGGCCATCGACCACCGCCGAGGGGAGCCGCCCCTGGGCCGGATCGCCCAGCGTGAACCGGGCCTCGCCGGCGACGGGCGCCAGCATCTCGAAGTAACAAGCAACCCCTTCGATGAGCCAGAAGTTCGCGTCGCGCCCCGCCCCGCGGCGGCCGGGGCCGTTCTCGGCGAAGAGCTGGTGGGCCGCCTCGTGGTAGAGCGTGGCGCGGAGCTGGTCACGCTGCTCCGGGTTGTCGGTGTGGAAGAAGTGCGACTCGCGTTGGGCGTCGAAGTAGATGCCGAGCGTCTCGCCGATGCGCGGCTGGCGTCTTCGCAGGTGCGCGACGTAGCCCTCTCGGTCGCGGTGGTAGTAGACCTGCATCGGCCGCGACCGCTTCCGCGCGTTCCGCTCGCCCTCGAACAGGGCGGCGACCTCGCGGTCGCTCAACCAGTAGCCGGCGAACATCTGACGCCAGACCTGGAACACGTCCTCGAGCTCCGCGGCGAGTCGGGCTCCCGCTTCGAGTGAGTGGTTCGTGGTGACGGCGAAGTGGTCGGTACGAACCGTCCACCCTTCGTCGATTTTTGCGTGACGTTCGGCGTCTTCTTCGGCCGTGACCCAACGACGCCCCACGCGCCGTTCGCCCGCTTCGTAGCGCGCGACCTCGTCGGGCTTGAGCCAGCCGAACCGCGCGTGCCAGCGGTAGCCCCGCTCGCGCTGCTTCGCCTGGAATGGAGTGAGCCACTCGCCCGTGCCGCTCTTCGAATAGCCGAGCACCCGACGGGCGTCCGCCAGGTTGGGACTCGCGCTCAAAGCGAGAGTCGCCTGCTCAAAAGCGCAAGAGGGCTCGGACTGCTGGGCAGCGGTTTTCGCACTTCCGAAAACCACTTCTGAATAATCGCTGTCCTGCTTGGTCAAGTCACCTGAATTGTAGACATCCGGCGCCAGGCGGATCGTGTTGCCCATCCACGAAGCGTCCGCCCACGCCTGGGGCGTCAGCTGGAGCAGCGCAAAGATGGCCAAACAGGAGAGTCGGAGCATGCTTCAAGAGTAGCCCACGCGGAGGTGATTTGGGTCAAAACCGCCAGCTGAGGCGCCTCGTCACCAACCGGAAGACGTTTCGGTTTCTTGAGAATCTGTCTCGCGAAGTTTGACCCCTCTCAGCAGCTGCCGTAAATTGCAGTTGTGGTCGCGTTGCGGCCGGCCACGCCCGTTTCGTCCTCCTCGTTCTCGCCCGGCTGGAAGACCCAAAAGGGAGCAGGACCGGAGAGGCGTTTTCTTGAGTTGGGCCGCCACAAGCAGCACGGTGTGACGGCCCGGAGATTCCCGCGTGCTCAGAGAGAAGTTGCGTTGACTGGTACGGTTAAGAAGCTGACTGAGAAAGGTTTTGGGTTCATCGAGGGTCAGGGGGGAGACATCTTCTTCCACTGCTCAGCGGTGCTGGACGACGGTTACGACAACCTGCGCGAAGGCCAGGAAGTCGAGTACACCGAAGGGCAGGGTCCGAAGGGACCGCGTGCCGAGAACATCAAGCCGGTCGAGTGATCGCGCGGACGTTCTAGGGACAACCCAAGAGGCAACGCCGCCCGCCGTCGCTTTGCGACGGCGGGCGTTTTTTCTAGGTCTCCAACGGCGAGCCGACGACGCCAGTCGTTGGAGGAACCACACGCTAAACTCAAATAGCGAAGACAGACGCCGCCTTCCCTTCTGCAGTAACCGCGTGCAAAGAGAGGAATCGATCCGCCAAAACCCCTTGCGTGTCGATCGTCTCCGGCTGGACCTGGCCAGGATCGCTGGCCCGATAAACACCGGCCCATACAAACAGCGTGTGATCGTTCAGGGCGTAGCGACGCTCATCAGGGCGCTCGCCGAGATAACGTTCTTTACCAAGATCGAGTGCGTCTCCCGACTTGGCCAAGAGTTCCAAGGTTTCCAAGTCTTTCTTGAGTGATGGCGCCTTCCGTGGTTCGTACTTCAATTCGACTACGGCAATCACGGTCCGTGAATTGCAAATCACCAGATCGGGTAACACCGTATTCGATTTCTTGCCTACCCTCATTGAGAACCTTGGCTCAACGAAGAGCTGGCGAGTCCTCACCGGCAGCCGGGCGTTCAACCTGGCCCAGAGCGCGGCTTGCAAGCTGCGTTCGGAGTTGATCCGCTGGTTCGCGTACTCGTGCTGGATCAATCCGAACCACTCTTCACGCAGCAATTTGCGCAAGGGCTGTCTCATAGCATCTCCCAAGCTCTTATGGCTGCGACCCTCCGACGACTCGCGCGTCGGCTCGCCATCCGCTTCTCTGCCGTCTCCGCGACTCTGCGCGAGGCTCCCGCTGACGCTGACGGCTCGCCTACTACGCCTCGCCTTGCTCGGCCATCGCCGCGTCGAACGCCACGTTGCTCGGCGCGAAGTCCATCCGCTTCACGAACGCCGCCGCGTCGCGGGCGCCGTACTCGCGGTCCATGCCGCTGTCCTCCCACTCGACCGACAGCGGGCCCTGATAGCCCACCACGTTCAGCGCCCGGATGATCTCCTCGAAGTTCACCCCCCCGTGCCCGGGCGAGCGGAAGTCCCAGCCGCGGCGGGGATCGCCGAAGTTGTAGTGGCTGGCGAGGATGCCGGTGCGTCCGTTGAGCGTCACCAGCGCGTCCTTCACGTGCACGTGGTACTGCCGATCCGGGAACGCCCGGATGAACTCGACCGGGTCGACGCCTTGCCAGATGAGGTGGCTCGGGTCGAAGTTGAAGCCGAACGCCTCGCGACGGTCGATCGCCTCGAGGGCGCGCTCGGCGGTGTAGATGTCGAAGGCGATCTCGGTCGGGTGGACTTCGAGCGCAAACCGGACGCCGCACTCGTCGAAGACGTCGAGGATCGGGTTCCAGCACTGCGCGAAGTAGGCGAAGCCCTCGTCGATCATCGAATCGGGCACGGGCGGGAACGAGTAGAGCAGCGGCCAGATGCTCGAGCCCGTGAAGCCGTTCACGACCTTCACGCCGAACTTCTGCGCGGCGCGGGCCGTGTTCTTCATCTCCTCAACGCAGCGGGCGTTCACGCCCTCGGGCTTGCCGTCGCCCCACAGGCGGGGCGGCAGGATCGACTGGTGCCGCTCGTCGATCGCGTCGCAGACGCACTGCCCGGCGAGGTGGTTGCTGATCGCGTGACACTCCAGGTCGTAGCGGTCCAGGAGGGCCCGCTTCTCGACCAGATAGTTCGGGTCGTCGATCGCTTTATCAACCTCGAAATGATCGCCCCAGCAGGCGAGCTCGAGGCCCTGGTAGCCGAAATCGGCCGCCATCGGCGCGAGCTTCTCGAGCGGCAGATCGGCCCACTGGCCGGTGAACAGCGTGACGGGACGGGACATGGGGGGCGCTCCTGCGGAGCCAGTGGGCAGCAGGCGGTAGGCGGCAGGCAGTTCTGCTGAAAAACTGCCTTCTGCTTACCGTCCTCTGCCGACTCGCTCGCCGTGCTAGAGTTGCGGTATGGACTTTCGACAAGCAATCGCGGCGCTCGCGGCGTGCCTCACTCTCATCGCGGCGGAGGCTCACTCCGCCGTGCCGGTTGAGATCGCCAGCCACGCGCCGCCGCACGGTACCGCGCCCCGGCAGTGGCTTCAACGGTTGAGCGACGCGGGCGCGGGGAGCACGCGGCTGGTCGGCGCGAGCGGGCGTGAGAAGCCGCGCCTCGACGAGCTGGGCGAAGGACGCGACGGCCGGCCGATTGTGAAGGTCTACGCCGTGCTGACGCGTAAGAACGAGCTGCTGCTGCCCGGCGCTCGGGGCCACGAGCGGTACCGGCTGAGCGACCAGAAGAAGCTCGCCGAGTTCTTCCAGCGCCTCGAAGCCGGGGGCGCCGAAGGCGTGACCGCGCCGCGCGGCAAGCACGACCTGACCGAGGCCGAATTCACCGACGCCTTCACCCGGCTGCAACGCCCCCTGCCTTCCCCGGCCGATGGCGCGACGCTGCAGGAGCTGATCGACGAGGCGGCGCGCGTCACCCGGCTGAAGATCGAGGCCGACGCCCCGTTGCGCCCCGTGCTGGCGACCCGCGTCGAAGACGCCGCGTCGCTCGACCGGCTGGCGTGCGGCACGGCCCTCGCCGCGGCGCTGCGTGCCGAGGGCCTCGCCCTCACGCCCGACAAGCCGATCGGCGGGGCGATGCGGCTGCGCATCGTCGCCTCGAAGGACGCGGCGGAGCCGTGGCCCGTCGGCTACAAGCCGGAGCGTTCGCCACGCGAGACGGCCCCGATCCTCATGGACTTCCTCACCATCGAGATCGACGGCTACACGCTCGCCGAGGCGCTCGGTGCGATCCGCCCGCGGCTCGTCTGGAAGGACAAACCGCTGCCGATCGTCTGGGACCGCTTCGCGATGCGTTCGGCGGGCATCGATCCGGCGGCCGTGCCGGTCACCTTCAAGCGGAAGCGGACCTTCTACAAGAAAGTGGTCGACAAGCTCGCGTTTCAGGCGCGGCTGAAGCTCGATCTCCGCGTCGATGAGGCGGGCACGCCCTTCCTGTGGCTGACTCGGTGAAACGGGAGGGCGACGCTCTTGCGGAGCCGAACCCGAACGCTAACTCGAGGCTCCGCGGGAGCGTCGCCCTCCCACTGACGCGTTAGGCGTGCTTACAACCGCGGGATCTCGTAGCCGGCGCGCTGCTCGCGGCTGAGCATCGCGGTCGCCTGCGCGTCGTTCGGGAAGGTGCGTGCCTCGGCGTCCCACTCGAGCTCGCGACCGAGCCGGGCGGCGATCCCCACGAGGTGGCAGACGTCCATCGCGGCGACGTGCGACTCGGTGTCGGAGACCGGCTCGCCCCCCTCGCTGAGGCAGCGGTAGAAGTTCTGCTTGTGCCACTCGCGTGGCTTGCCCTTGAAGAGCCCTTGCAACTGCTCTTCGCCGAACTGGCCTTCGTCCCAGTTCTCCTCGATCGGCTTGCCGACCAGCTTCTTGCGGTTCACGAAGATCCGCCCCTTGTCGCCCTCGAACAGGATGCCGTTGTCGCTGCGGCTGGTGACCGCCATCTCGACGCCGTCGGCGAAGTGGCAGACCACGTTGAAGTCGTGCGACGTGTTGTAGCGGTCATCGACCGTGGGGTAACCGTCGATCATCTCGACCGGGTGCTTCGCGTCGCGACCGTCGATGCGGACGAGCCGCTTGTCGGCCGGCAAGTCGGGCGTGTTGCGGTTGAGCGCCCACAGCGCGATGTCGACGTGGTGCGCGCCCCAGTCGGTGAATTTGCCGCCGGAGTACTCGTACCACCAGCGGAACTGATAATGAGCGCGCTCCTTGCGATACGGCACGCTCTTGGTTTGGCCCTGCCAACGTTCCCAATCGAAGTCGCTTGGCACATCGATCACCGGGAAGGGCCCGCCGGTGACCGAGCCGTCGATCCCCACGGTCAGCTTCTTCGTGGCGCCCAGCAGGCCCTGCTGGACCAGGTTCACGGCGCGGAGGAACTGCTTGCCCGATCGCTGCTGCGTCCCGACCTGGAAGATCGAGTTGGGATACCGCTTTCGCGCGGCGGCGATGAGCTCGCCCTCTTCGACCGTGAGCGTGAGCGGCTTCTGGCAGAAGACGTGTTTACCGGCGGCCATCGCCTCGATCGCGATCTTCACGTGCCAGTGATCGACCGTCGAGATGCTGACGATGTCGATGTCCGAACGATCCAGCAACCGCCGGTAGTCGCTCTCGAGGTCCGCTTGCTGGAGCATCTCGGGCGTGAGCGCGTCCTTCGCTTCGGTCTGCGCGTAGCGCATCCGCTCGGCGTCGACGTCGCACAGCGCCCGCAGGTCGGCGAAGACCGCGTGGCCGCGGGCGTCGCCGCGTCCCATGCCGCCCAGGCCGATTTGCGCGTAGCCGGGGCGGTCGTTCGCCGACGCGTTCGCGAAAGCGGGCGCCGCCCAAGGGATCGCCCAAGCGGACGCGGCGGCGGCGGTGGTCTGCTGAATAAACGAGCGGCGTGTCGGCACGGGGAGCCCCTTCGCGTGTTCCATGGAAAAGTGTGGGACCGCCCCGCCAATCGTCTTGGCGAGACGAACTCTCCCCTACTCATGTCGCACGCAAGCGAGACTCGCGGTTTTTCTACGACAAACCGTCGCCAGGCGACCGGCTCCGCCCCTCCGACGAAGCGGATCGATCCCCTCCTAGCTGCGCGATCCCCGCATCACTTCGCGCATCTCACGCGGCTCCATCGGGTCCTGCCCCCGATTGGCGAGCTCCTCATCGATCAGACGCTTGGTCTCGGAGAAGGCGCCTCGCATCTCCGGCGTCGTGCGATCGGCGATGCTCTTCATCCGGTCGGATTGGCTCATGTCGCCCCGATCGCGGCCGCCCGGTCCGCCGGGACGCCCCCCGCCGGGAGGGCCCGGCGGGCGATTGTCGGCGTCGCCGTTGGCGCGGGCTTCCATAACACGATCGGCACGGGCGGCGATCTCGCGGCGGCGTTCTTCCGGCGGGAGGTTGAGCACCTCGGTCATGCGGCCCGACATCTCTTGCATCATCGTCTCGCGGTTCCGCATGAAGAAGCGACGGCGCTGCTGGTCGCTGAGCCCGTCGAGTCGCTCGCGCATCTGGTCACGCGGCGGCGGGCCGTCGCCTCGGGCGATCGACGCGTCGAACTCGCGCTGAAGCTCCGCCAACGCCGGGTCGTCGAACAACCCGAACAGGCCGACCCACACGCCGGCGAGCAACGCCAGCAGCGTCCCGCCCGCGATCGCCCATTTCTTCTTCGCATTCATCTCGGCTTCCCTGGCTGATTAGGTTGGATCGATGGACCGCCTAGTCCTCGTTCACGGTCAACGCATCGACGTGCCCGTCGAGGTAGAGGTAGTTGGTGGCCCCGTTCTGGCCGCGCGACCCGTGGAACGCCTGACGGTCGAAGACGATCAGCACCCGGCTCGAACTGTCGAGCGACCCACCGCCGCTCTTCGAGAGGACCTGTTGCCGCGTCTTGTTGGCGACGCTCACCACCGGGTAGTCGTAGCTGAGCCCCTCGCGCTCGAAGTAGCTGACGCCGTCCCCGCCATCGGGTCCGTCGTCGCTCGGGCACTCCCACATCTCGACGTTCGACTCGGCGAAGGGCATGAGCACGTCGTGCAATCCCGGCAGTTCGTCCGGGTTGATCGACTCGGGGAGCACGGCGACCAGCGGGAACTTCGCCTTCGAGCCGCCGCGGGACTCGAGGTACATCTCGAAGGCGAGGCCGACCTGCTTGAGGTGGCTCTTGCACTCCGTCCGCCGAGCCGACTCCCGCGCCGCCTGCACCGCCGGCAGCAGCAGCGCGACGAGGACGCCGATCACGGCGATCACGACCAGCAGCTCAACGAGCGTGAAACCGCGTGGGCGACGCATGGGGCTCTCCGAAGTCGACGGGGTTGAAGGCTCTCAAGACCTCTCAACCCCGTGCGGGAGCAGCGGCGCCGCGGATTATTGCAATAAACCGGCGTGGGCTGCTGGGCGAGCTAGGCGAATTGAACCAAGATTGAGACACCGCGGACGAAACCCATTCAACTCTCACCTACCCGTCCCCCGCAGGTCGATGATCCGAGTCGAGAACCTCTGGCACCACTACGGCGTCCGCCCCATCCTGCGTGACGTTTGTTTCACCGTCGAAACGGGCGAGCTGGTCGTGCTGCTGGGGCCCAACGGGATGGGCAAGTCGACCCTCCTGGGCTGCCTCGCGGGGGTGCTGTGGCCGCAGCGCGGGCACGTCGAGTTCGACGGCGTGCGTCGGCGACAGTCGGTTCAGGAAGAGCACGCGCTCCGCAAGCGGATCGCCTACCTGCCCGACGACTCGTGGCTGCCTATGCAGAAGACGGGACGCGAGTTCCTGCTGGCGGTGGGGCAGCTCTACGATCTCGACGGCTTCCGCCTGTTCGATCACGCCGACCGGCTGCTCTCGCTGTTCCAACTCACCGAGAAAGCCGACGCGGCGATCAGTGGTTACTCCACGGGACAACGCAAGAAGATCGCCCTGGCGTCGGCGTTGATCACCGAAGCGCCCTACCTGCTGCTCGATGAGCCCTTCTCGGGCGGCCTGGACCCGGCCGGCATCCTTGCCCTGAAAACGGTGCTCAAGCGCCTGAGTGAGGAGAGCGATCGAACGATCGTCATGACCACGCCGGTCCCCGAGCTGGTCGAAGAACTCGCGGACCGGGTCGCCATCATCCGCGAAGGGGAGCTAACGGCCTTCGACACGCAGCAAGGCCTTATCGAGAAGGCAGGAGTGGGCGACTCGCTCGAGCGAGCGCTGCAAGAGCTGACTTTCCCCGATGTGCTCGCCGGCTTGGAGAGCTACTTTCTCCCCGGCGACTTGCCACCCGATGCGGAGATCCGGGAGGTTGATCCATGATCTTCCTCCGTCGAGCGACCTACGGATGGCTCAAGCTGGTGCTCGCGCCAAGCATCGTTTGCATGCTCATCACTCTCGCCATCCTGGCTTTCGCGATCTGCCTGCTGAGCATGCACTACCTGTTCTGGCGGGCCTGGGCGCAACAGCTGTTTGACTACTCCGAAGCGCTGGCCGGTTTCTGTGCGTCCCTGAGCGTTCTGGCCGGCTACTACGGCTTGATGCGGGCGCTCGTGTTCCATCCGGCGCTGGACTATCGCTACCACGAGTGGCTGAAGGCGACGCCCTGGGAACCGGGCCATCCCTTGCCCAAGGGGCCGCTCACGCCTGTGTGGCAGGACGGGGTCGTGCTGACAACGCTCACCGTCGTGAATGCGTTCTACGCGCCGTTGACAGAGCGCCCCGAAGGCACCGCGCTAGGTCCCTCCCTCTGCATGGCGGCGGGGATGACGCTCGGCTGGACCGCCGCCAACCTGGTGACCCGCAATCTGCTCGCGGTCTACGCGGTTCTCCTCACCTTCCCGGCGGTTGGTCTGCTGCTGATTGACCGAGGCCTGACGGGTATCGCGATCGCCCTCGTGACGACGGCCGTCGTCGCCTATTCGGGGGTGGTCCGTGGCATGAAAGGCTACCCGTGGTTGGTCTTCGCCCGTGACAAGCGTTACCTGTCTCGGATTACCAATCCGGACAACGAACGCCGGGTGAACTGGCAGCTTCAGGCGGCGGCGGGTTGGCCCTACATGCAGATGCTCGAGCCGCCCGAGGACATACGCGTCCCGCGATGGCGAGCCGGCATGGAGGCCCTCATCGCCGGGGCTTGGGTCGCGTACTTCGGATGCTTGGCGCCCCCCGCGGCGGAGCCAATGCTTATCTACTTCACCGCGCAGATCGGCTGTGGCTTGGTCATCGCTAAGCTGTTCATGAACCTCCTGCTGATGTGCCCGAAGCTCTGCCTGGGCGAACGCATCGCGAAACGCCGGCCCATCCTCTGGCGACACGACCGACTCATCCTTGAGCCCCTGTTGGTCGCCCTCGTCATGTTCTCGATCCTCGGCGGGTGGTACCTAATGGATCTCGAACCACTTTGGGTCGGCGCTATACTGATGCTGATGAGTGGCGTTTGGCTAACGCGCCGTCTCGGTCGCCCCGTGGAAGACGCGTTCTACACCGGATCGCAATCGATCCGCGGCATGGTCCCGAACCGAGCCTACTTCGAGCCCCTCGCCGCGCCGGGTGAATGAACACGAGCAAGGCCGGCCCACCGACCGGCCCCCCTTCGCTTTCGGCCCGTTTCCCGCTTGAATCGTAGGCTCGCCGCCCCGATTCTCCCGCTACGCCCCCGCGATCGATGGCCAAATCCTCCCGCCGCAGCGACGCCAAGAAGATGGCGGCCGCTCAGAAAGAGATCTCCGTCAGCGAGTTCTTCGCGAAAAACCGGCACCTGCTCGGGTTCGACAACCCGCGCAAGGCGCTGCTCACCACCGTCAAGGAGGCGGTCGACAATTCGCTCGACGCCTGCGAGGAGGCCGGCATCCTCCCCGAGATCTGGGTCCACATCGAGTCGGTCGGCGGCAACAAGTACAAGGTGGGCGTGCAGGACAACGGGCCCGGCATCCTCAAGAAGCAGATCCCGCTCATCTTCGGCAAGCTGCTCTACGGCTCGAAGTTCCACCGGCTCCGCCAATCGCGCGGCCAGCAGGGCATCGGCATCTCCGCCGCCGGCATGTACGGCGTACAGACGACCGGCAAGCCGGTGAAGATCGTCTCGAAGACCTCCGTGCGCAAGCCGGCGCATTACTACGAGATCATGATCGACACCAAGCGGAACGTCCCGAAGATCCTC
It encodes the following:
- the cspL gene encoding Cold shock protein 2 encodes the protein MTGTVKKLTEKGFGFIEGQGGDIFFHCSAVLDDGYDNLREGQEVEYTEGQGPKGPRAENIKPVE
- the iolE_3 gene encoding Inosose dehydratase — protein: MSRPVTLFTGQWADLPLEKLAPMAADFGYQGLELACWGDHFEVDKAIDDPNYLVEKRALLDRYDLECHAISNHLAGQCVCDAIDERHQSILPPRLWGDGKPEGVNARCVEEMKNTARAAQKFGVKVVNGFTGSSIWPLLYSFPPVPDSMIDEGFAYFAQCWNPILDVFDECGVRFALEVHPTEIAFDIYTAERALEAIDRREAFGFNFDPSHLIWQGVDPVEFIRAFPDRQYHVHVKDALVTLNGRTGILASHYNFGDPRRGWDFRSPGHGGVNFEEIIRALNVVGYQGPLSVEWEDSGMDREYGARDAAAFVKRMDFAPSNVAFDAAMAEQGEA
- the iolG_9 gene encoding Inositol 2-dehydrogenase; the encoded protein is MEHAKGLPVPTRRSFIQQTTAAAASAWAIPWAAPAFANASANDRPGYAQIGLGGMGRGDARGHAVFADLRALCDVDAERMRYAQTEAKDALTPEMLQQADLESDYRRLLDRSDIDIVSISTVDHWHVKIAIEAMAAGKHVFCQKPLTLTVEEGELIAAARKRYPNSIFQVGTQQRSGKQFLRAVNLVQQGLLGATKKLTVGIDGSVTGGPFPVIDVPSDFDWERWQGQTKSVPYRKERAHYQFRWWYEYSGGKFTDWGAHHVDIALWALNRNTPDLPADKRLVRIDGRDAKHPVEMIDGYPTVDDRYNTSHDFNVVCHFADGVEMAVTSRSDNGILFEGDKGRIFVNRKKLVGKPIEENWDEGQFGEEQLQGLFKGKPREWHKQNFYRCLSEGGEPVSDTESHVAAMDVCHLVGIAARLGRELEWDAEARTFPNDAQATAMLSREQRAGYEIPRL
- the xcpT_22 gene encoding Type II secretion system protein G precursor, with product MRRPRGFTLVELLVVIAVIGVLVALLLPAVQAARESARRTECKSHLKQVGLAFEMYLESRGGSKAKFPLVAVLPESINPDELPGLHDVLMPFAESNVEMWECPSDDGPDGGDGVSYFEREGLSYDYPVVSVANKTRQQVLSKSGGGSLDSSSRVLIVFDRQAFHGSRGQNGATNYLYLDGHVDALTVNED
- the yxlF_4 gene encoding putative ABC transporter ATP-binding protein YxlF produces the protein MIRVENLWHHYGVRPILRDVCFTVETGELVVLLGPNGMGKSTLLGCLAGVLWPQRGHVEFDGVRRRQSVQEEHALRKRIAYLPDDSWLPMQKTGREFLLAVGQLYDLDGFRLFDHADRLLSLFQLTEKADAAISGYSTGQRKKIALASALITEAPYLLLDEPFSGGLDPAGILALKTVLKRLSEESDRTIVMTTPVPELVEELADRVAIIREGELTAFDTQQGLIEKAGVGDSLERALQELTFPDVLAGLESYFLPGDLPPDAEIREVDP